The following DNA comes from Hylaeus volcanicus isolate JK05 unplaced genomic scaffold, UHH_iyHylVolc1.0_haploid 12197, whole genome shotgun sequence.
aaaaaatctgGAAGGAACGACCCATTTAAACTGGAAACcatacattttaaatgaaaaaattattttttctagtGATGGATAAAGCATatacgtttgtatttttacacaagtctgtatattttaatattaaagttttttcattttatctattggattaataaaaatgttttaagtgTAATGAAGCGGAATCCGGCTTTTCCaaaccgcttttttttcaaaaaaaacacatttgaaaatagaaaaaaagtcgtgaaattttttattaaaataaaaaagtatttcacaTTAATGTTATATCTTTTGTAAAGGGAATATgtttcatacaattttgtgtggttaaaaaaaattgtaaatctgTCAAAACTCTTTTTTCCTCTCATGAATAAATTGTCATCgcgttaaaatatataacctGCCTTTAACTTAAAACTATTAGAAACACACACATTTAGCTATAGAATGCTACACAAAATTGCGCTTTTGGTAACTAaaaagtatcttttttttatattggttttttataatacatgtaatgttttgtaaataatttttgaaataattcttgtcatgaataatgaattctatgcaattttcatgaatgtCAGGTAATAgcgaaatttttgttactttttcttttttttataatatagttTACGCGAGTAGAGAAAGCTCGGAGCTAGGGAAATTTGAGTCGGAAACAACGGTTTCTAGGAGTTATGTAGCACAAGTTAAatctaaagaattttttttactgaatttttattgaaaaaaaacacgtttatTGTGTAGAATGTGAGTGCAAGAATGTGttggttaaaaaatgtaaaattgtttctttattgcTTTCCGTATCGAACAGTTCCGAAAGTATTTGTCTTCCCATATGTACTAAAAATGAATAGCGTAGAAAATTTACTGGAGTATTGACTGGTGCGGTACTCGAGCATATTTGAGAAGGCATTTCAAGATCACCGCATgctgaaaaatatgtattaaaaagaCATCTGGAGACAAGTGATTTATAacgtttttttaaacaagaatGAAGCACATCACTAGATACAAATGTATGGGTTTCTTTAGggaataaatacaaaagatCTAAATAGCCTTCAAAGTGGATTGTTGTTATAGGGGTTGTAATGTTTGGTAATAGTTTGGTACAAGAGTTGTTTTGATGGTTTTGAGGAAAATTCAAACGATTTAAAACCGTATAAAGAGTTGGCATAAAACATGAAGGTACTGGAAATATGACGGTAGAGGGGATTGTCCAAGTAGAAATAATTCGTTCACATACATGCATTTCTTTACTCATCAAGCATTCTCGGGATGGTATAACAATGGGTTGAAAAGGATTAGGAGGTTGCATTATTTGacttaaataaagaattccAAATTCAGTAACAAAAAGTTCTCGGCTACTCATTACAGGAAGTGTGTGACATGCAAGCAATTTTGTAGTCCACGTTTGCTCTATAGATTTAACGGGAAGGGCTGGAGCGCATTCGTCGTGTTTAGATATGCTATAGAGTGGTTGAAACTTAAAccgtgaatgaaaaaaaaagaactgaaGAATCTTTTGAGCGCGATCACGTTTATCCTGAGTTGTCGAAGCCTCATGAAAAATGTCCTACAAGATGTAAACAAGGTAATATCAAGTAACAATGTTGACGTTTTACCTTTACAAAAAGTCGTTGATGGTGCGCTGAACAATAGCACAAACTTAATGCGAAATCGTTACAATCACTGTCTTTAACTGCCTCGcaaccaaataattttttaaagaatatatcaATTAGCGAATAGTCGTAACATAAATtctgtaaacaaataaaagtcTTCATATCCATTTATGATACTATTTTGGTTACTTGTACTGAAAGATGTGCCAAAAGAATCATCGGAATTCGATCGATGCTAAGCTGGTCAAGAACCTGAGAGAAATTCTCATTTTCTACAAGAAGTTTTAGTCGTATATAACTACAGAATAGTTCTGTAAAAGAGGATTGTACACATAACGGTACTGTAGGGCTAAATTGACAAGGAGAATCCGATTCAGGAACTGTGAAAAGATGTggcgtaaaatattttgtaaacgatgtttgcaatatttcttcacaaaatttctttccaacatatttaatattttgttgatatCTTGAATGAATGGGATAAAATTCTTTGTCTGCTGCAGTATTTAATAGACTATCAAAAGTGATACCCACAAAAAGCTTTGAACAATGGTCCCTCATTGAACCTTTACATAATGTGCATAACATGGCTGTTAAATGGATCAGCTGCTGTAGAACAAACACCCATACAATTGCGTCATGCTTCGGCTTTGGTAAACTTAAAACCCCTAATGTGAAATGTATCACGAATTGCGAAAAGGGTAAacgaaaaaatagaataatcaaTGCATTCCAtgcattaaaataaacgaaacggtaaagagtattttttaaataataatcaggTGTGTTTTCATAACACTGAGAGGCAACGGTTTTAAACGTGTGAGTGATAAAATATGAGACAAGTTTATCGTGCTTAGCATCCGTTTCTCCTAAGCGTAAACAACAGCGTAAAATAGAGACTTGAAGTATTAAAAGTTCACGTTGAACTAATTTTTCTGTTGGTCCTTGTAACgcaataaatgtatttaatgcTCTTTGAGTAAACTTCAAATTGTTAACTAAGGTGGGTGCTGTATTTAAAGCAGGTAAAGTTTTCGTGAAGGAAAGACTTGTCCAAAGAGCACTGAGCATTGAAACAATTGGTACCATTGCCGGATCTAACGaactgtgtaaaaaaaaagaaaaattgtacttacaaatttctttttaaaaatttgtcatcTTACTCTTCTGAGGTGACTCCccaatcgtttaatttcaactgATTCGATAAGCTGATAATCCATTGCATAAAAGGAAGTAATGCGTTAGTAAAGGAGGGCGAAGAATTGGTTTCCTGAATATCttctaaaacaattttttcatgtacttttGGTTGCGTAAGTTGTTGATATAAAAGGCCTAGGATAAGAATACTTTGATACACAAAACATGGATCAGCGGCTGGGGAAAACAATTGGAGGAAGGATAGTTCCGTTTTGGGGTGTACTacataaagtgaaattaaaataaaaaaaaaccactaAATTCGATTTCTTGTACTGTGGAAaggcttcttttttttaattgacttTCTAATGTTAACTATTTACTCCTTGAAGTTCGTGTTACAAAAAAGTACCGTATTATGTCAAATATATGAATCTTACTGGGTGATTTATGGGTGGGAAGAACATCCGAAATACGTAGGACTTTTATAAGTTGAATAAGATGAGGACCATCTGATATTGCGAGAGATTTGTCATCAAAGTAAGAACTATAAGACGTTTCTCGTTTAATTGAGACCCCATGTAACACAAGCAATGCTAATCTTTTTTCCCAAATGTCTCCACTATAGTTAGAACAGTTCATGAAAGATGAGCTATGCAAATGCTCAAgtggtaattgaatttttaaagtcaGTAATTGAAGAACACGTGAGCAAGTTTTAACAAGATTGTTGAAGGGTGAGAAACATGGGTCTTTCACAGATGTTTTCAAAAACTTGTCTTGTAAAAAAACGAGTGCACTAGCGCAAGAGCTATAAGGAAGGGATGAGGCTATTGGTTCTTGAAGTAGTTTGTAGGCGTCATCAAGCACGTCTTGGAGATTTGTCACTGAATCtacatttgaaataacattttttttaataaggtTATGGGAGCAAGTGAGACACAATAAAAGATTTGTGAacggaaagaaataatttttttaaattgatgaaaaaaaaactcacaattttcttttcttcgcaAAAGTAGCGTGTTGGCCATAATTACAGGACATACGAGACACAATTTATAAACTGGACTACACTTTAAATAGGTGGGGTACAACAACTGGTGTAAAACTAAATGAACCATCTCCACGTTTTCGTGAGTTGTATTGATGGATTCAACGAATTTTAATGTCTGCGAAAAAGATTGAGCAGCTGTATCAATGACATTGAGTTTGAGGTGGAATTTTGTAGTTGAATGGAAATCTTCACTACACAATTTAAAGAGTATTCTTGCTTGAACTTTGAGAATGTTATGTGTTATTGTCCAATAGTGTTCACAAAAACAAACTAAGGCTTCGCTTATTAAAGGAATGATTTCGGTCGGAACAAGTAAAACGCCGGGGATAATGTTTAGAGCGtcatatattttgaaaagatCTGTATCctgttcatttaaaaaacaatttaggGAATTTAAGCAAAGAGtttcaaattgtttgttttgtaatCTCGTTCCATATAATAGTGTTAAATTCACCAGGCTTGTTGCCGGGAATTCAAAAGGCAGCTCATGAACATCAAAATCCGTTTCTACTACGCCGTTTTTTCCTTTATAAGAATGGCAAGATTGTTGAAAAAGCTTTAAAAGAAGCTCGCACACGCATTCAACTAGATCAATTAGCACATCCTCACGAGAGCATAGGGCAGTGACAGCATACATAACATGAAGAAACGTTTCTGGGGATCCAGAAcacgtatatttttctgtgtCAGATCCATTTGTGTAAAGTTCAGTAACTTGAGTGCGGAATGCTTGAATACGTGCCTCATCCACTGCGTCCCAgtataataaagttaaaagaGACAGTACCAATATATTCGCATCTGTTGATTTATCACTAGTTTCGTCAGAAGAAGGTTCAAGTAGTATTTTTCGCTTATCAAAACGgcttaaaattctatttagaaaaaacaagaataataaGTTGAAATCAGGTGTTTGAGTGTAGcgtatgtaaaagaaaaaaggtttAAAACGAGCTAGCCAGTTTGTTTAGAATTGGTTTCTGATATACTACAACTACGAACTTTTTGAACAAATCATTCCAAAaatgggggaaaaaaaagtCAAGCGTACGATtaaataagaagaaagaaggaagaTGTGGTAAAATCTGAATTGGAAGACACAAGCTTCAAAAAAATTTAGGTCATGTATGATCTGTTTACTTCCATAATAAGACTCCAAATATCATCGTTAGTTTGTTTTGTAGAAGAAGCACTTCcatctctaaaaaaaaaaatgatagtttttatttttcatacaattaCCCAAGCAAGAAAGTCGTAGATAAACGGAGCAACGATAAGGTTGAAGAAGGGAGACTTTGTTTTGATATATCTTTAACGTAAGGCTTCAAGGAtttgattaaaagaaaagcGGTATTGGGGAAAGTGTTGCCTACACTTTATGTTATATGTACTTTGATTGGATTGTACGACGTACTGAACTCGTCACGATTTCTTCCAAGTTGGGTTATGAATGGACGAATACACAAAAAGCATGAATAAGAAACAGCGTTTTGAACGGGATCAAAACATGACTGAGAAAGCGAATTGTTTGTGACGCTGTTTGTGAAcattaacaagaaaaacaaaataatatttaatgttagcttaattttttgttatcttaCCTAATAAAATAGTTCGAACGAAAATTGATCCATTGGTGTaaaattgctaaaaaaaaaaataaaaagactgCCGAATTTGTgaatgacaaaataaaatttggttcCAAAAGTTTTGTCCATGTTGTTTCAGAAATCGAGCTACAAGATTTGTGTTGAAaagataaattttctataaactttTGTATGATACAACTAATAGTTGATggtataacaaaaaatgaagtCCATAAAGTTTCTTGTTCGGAcaccaaataaaattgttcgacAAGAAGACCACATGCTTCAATTAGAGTAGTCAAATTGGACGATGTTAGGTGGAATTCTGAGACCTCTTGACCAAGTCGCGCTTTGGTCAATTGGGTTTGAAGCATAAGAATTAAAACATCCATAATTTGTATTGCTGTAGTTATATCTGGAGGAAACGGTTTTTTATCGGATGCACCACAAGTTAAATAGGTTTCACGACATTTGACCAGGTTAGGAATCACTTCACGAAGcgtatattcttttaaaaaagttgaaaCGGCTTGTATTCTAGCATTTGTGAAGCCTTCTACAGTCAGCATAGTCGTAAAATACTGTTTTCCGTTTAAAATCGTCCAAACCTAAACATCActcaataaatttttattacattgaaTGGTTCCAGCATAACCTTATGAAAATAAAGCATATTTCGACAACACAAGCGGCATAAACAAAGCAAGGCTTCACTATTGACTACATCATTAGGATCCTGAGTATGTGCTATGGATAACTGACTGGATGAatcaataaatgaatataagtACCTTTAATGCAGTTTGTATGTTGCTTAAAGACTCAACAGCGTCAGAAGGTTGCGATTCTGCCATCATATTGTAAATACGTAAACGAATAATTCGCATTATATCAGGATCGTTTGCTTTGTAGGTGagcatagaatttattttggataAACTAAGTTGCCCTTGAGCATAAAGTTTTCCATATGCGACCAGTCCAAGACAAAGATTTTGTAAAGTGATTTGAGGCACAGAATCAAGTGTGCAAAGAACCCTTGATGGGGGTATGATATAAGTGAAAGCTCTGTAAATGCCCTGTATAAAAAGTAACGTGGATAGACCAAAACTATGTGTGTAGAATTTAAGCGTACAGGAACAAGAAGTTTTTCCGAACCCCAGCTTGCCATAACCATCATAATAAGAGATCGAATTTTGGGACAAAAGGTATAAAAACAGTTTGTGTTTGAAGTGACAATCGCTAGAAAAGTAGACAGGTATGCACCCAAAGAAATAACGTCGTACTCTATTCCATAGTTGAACAACCAAACAATACACCAATATCTAAGCCGACAAAGAATTCCTAACTTTACACACTTCTTTGTACAAATGGAACAATTTAATAAGGAGTGTGGGGTTGTATTGGGAACAAAGACTTGAGCTAGAGTAATTGTAGTATCTGTAGTAACACCCATGAATAAGAAGACGcctatataaaatttttcaatgttgTAGTTTTCCGTTAAATAAtcgtttctataaaaattttgaaatacattggaaacgaaattaaaatttggagACTGTGAAAAACAAGTCAAAAGGGTATCAACAATAACGTCATGAACCAACGAAAATATAAAGGGTTTGTCATAAATTAAGGAATCTTGCCGATCACTGTGTATGTTGTTGATTGAATTCTCTtcagtattaaaatatttttgcaaaactTCCTTAAATTCTGTTACGATTTTCAATAATGCGggacatttttcaattgaCATGAAATTGACGATCATATAATGAATAGAAAAGAGCACTGTAGACGACAAAGCAAGGCGCTCaacttgtaaagtgtaaaatgtagTTTCTATGTTTTTGGAAGCAACAAAGGCAGTTGgattaagaaagaaaagataaagGAAACGCACacactaaaatattttttttgtctcaCGTTAGCAAAGAAATGGTTATAATTACCTCTATTAAAAAAGATTCATGAACTTGATTACTCCAAAgaacaaatgaaagaaagtaaGAGAAATCTAAGGAGACGAGTACAATTTGACTGTGCGATTTCTTTGTGTGTAAATAATACAAGGAAATCAATTTGTTAACATATCCCGTCACGAGCTCACATGCTTCCTATAATAAAAAGCATAGTCATTGgttacaatgaaaatattatataattaaaataacagaaaaaaaaactattatacGAACGTAGTcaagataaaagtaaaaaagttCCACATGCTGTATAAGAAGTTGTAAAACAAGGGAATACACGTCATAAACGCGCGAAGAATGAAAACCTGATAAGTTTATATAAGATACCAAAAAGTTGACGATTTGCACTAAAGCTGCATCACAggcatttattaattattgtatttgaaaagaaaggatGATTGTAACAACCTGCATTTTGATGATCACAAAGAGAACAAGAAGTTCTTGTacttgaattcttttttttcttcatagATGTATGTGTATGAAAACAACTACTCTTTTGTAGAGCTAAAACAATTCCTTCCAATACTGAAAAAGCGATGTCATGATTAATCGAATTCAAAGAAGCAACTTGTTCTAAGGTTAATGAAACAATTGAAGTTAGAAGGGAGTAagaagaaatatgaatattgGATGAatgcattaaaaattcttgaagtAACGCGTCAAAAGTTTTAGTAGCTATGTCAGCTCGTAATTCTTTCAACACAATTTCAAAAAGAGAgcggaaaaaataattgattaatctCAACAAGTCATTATTATATGAACCGTCATGAAAAGGGAAAATTACTGAAATAgcttcattaaaattgaaaggtaTTTcctgaaaaaagaattttttgtaaaataaaaaaattagtaaaattgaCTTAGCACACTCGTTggttttgtaaataaatgggtgagaagaattttgtattacgTATTGCTTCCTCGACACATTTATGCGTGTACcataataaaacattcgaaGGCAAAGTATAATTGGACAATTTTCGCAAAGATCTTATTGTGACGCAAAGCCAGTTTAAAAACGACACAAGATTACAATTCCCCGTGTTCTCAAATGTTATGTGAATTCGTAACAATAAAGACAGCGCATCCCACACCAACCTATTACAAATAGGTGGAATGTCAATCATAAGATActctaaaaaagaaagtgcAACAATTTTCTATCTATATATCCAAATTTTAACAAGAACATTACCTTGAATGTAACCCGGTTGTGCTTCAGAACGCAAACCACAAATACTGAGACAAAAttctttacatattttaatatcacaaGAATCTATAGACACTGCGGACGTTTCAAACCATAAGGAAAGTTCCGTTAAAGCATCTTGTTGCAATATGGGTAAGGATGTTATACTTAGCCGATAACCAATATCTAAAAATTTTCGGCGTTTCTTACTATCAATTTTACTTGTTCGATTCATGCTTTAACCCTAAGAATTCAATgattgatataaaaaagtgTTTCTTGATCACTTCCTTCCCACAAAATTTACTCAACATCATGCAAAAAAAGGATTTACAGTAAAACACATACTGTTTAGACTTTAAAACGTAAAGCAAGAAACATAACATTCGTATAGATATATTCAGTTTCACATTTATCGccatgattattttttaaaaatgctacTATTCAAAATTGACTGTTAATTTGCACAtgcttgaaaatgaatttatttggtttgcttttaacaaaaataacctTATGTTGTCTTGACTATTTCCTCAACATCACGAATGCCTTCAGGAAGTAGCTATAAAGTTTTACAAAGTCACGCTGTACAccttttaaaatactttattttattacttaccTGTATTTCCACTGAGCAACAACGTTCTGTTTTTAGGTTATGCTGTCGATAAACGTGAATTTGTCTTTTACTTTGAGCTTCCGTTAAGTTTATAAATAAGGTAGTGGTGCACATTTTTTCCCAAGACCTGCCAAAACAAGGCTGAATGCTTGCATCCTGATACATTGGTTTTTCTTTGTTTgcggtgaatttttttttgtcttgaCGCGTTGTGACTTGATTCGTTATCAGAATCTACGGCAAAGAATACGCTGATTTGTGATGTTCTTTTAGGTTTACCACAAGATCGTAACATAAGGATATATGGTTCAATACCCTTCCTATGTCTTTCATAACAGAAGATATAGCGTAAGGGTTTGTTTGACTAAACGACGATCTAAATAATTGTGCTCCAAACAAATGTCGACAATACTGTCGTTTTGACGTTCAATATTCTGTACCTGAACGGAAAACTAATTGAGTCAATAATAATAAGGCCGAGCTACAAAACACTGTATTTGACACAACTAGAATGTGTATTCTCATTTACTTGCTGGAAAAAATCTAAAGATGAAGAATCTGTTAAAATTGAATCCATATTCATTAGAAGATCTAGGAGTTCTTGATCATCAAATAAACGTGTCACTAATATACCTTAAAAAATAGAGTGATAAAATTCTTGTAAACATTTAACTAGCACTAGCAACCGTTTAAAAACATTTGCGAATCAACTTGTTTTTGAAATCcatttttagacaaattccaatCACGTTCTTTATAAAgcaacgaatataaaatacttcaaattagaaaaacagttttattttactaatcATTGAATTAAAATGGTGTGCAGCACATTTAGCGATATGCTGGCACCGGGTCACAGTGAATCCTCCTTGAGTATctagaaaattaaagttttaattagaAGCAAAATTTAGTAAAAGGGTTTCTA
Coding sequences within:
- the LOC128883027 gene encoding uncharacterized protein LOC128883027: MVHLVLHQLLYPTYLKCSPVYKLCLVCPVIMANTLLLRRKENYSVTNLQDVLDDAYKLLQEPIASSLPYSSCASALVFLQDKFLKTSVKDPCFSPFNNLVKTCSRVLQLLTLKIQLPLEHLHSSSFMNCSNYSGDIWEKRLALLVLHGVSIKRETSYSSYFDDKSLAISDGPHLIQLIKVLRISDVLPTHKSPIHPKTELSFLQLFSPAADPCFVYQSILILGLLYQQLTQPKVHEKIVLEDIQETNSSPSFTNALLPFMQWIISLSNQLKLNDWGVTSEDSLDPAMVPIVSMLSALWTSLSFTKTLPALNTAPTLVNNLKFTQRALNTFIALQGPTEKLVQRELLILQVSILRCCLRLGETDAKHDKLVSYFITHTFKTVASQCYENTPDYYLKNTLYRFVYFNAWNALIILFFRLPFSQFVIHFTLGVLSLPKPKHDAIVWVFVLQQLIHLTAMLCTLCKGSMRDHCSKLFVGITFDSLLNTAADKEFYPIHSRYQQNIKYVGKKFCEEILQTSFTKYFTPHLFTVPESDSPCQFSPTVPLCVQSSFTELFCSYIRLKLLVENENFSQVLDQLSIDRIPMILLAHLSVQNLCYDYSLIDIFFKKLFGCEAVKDSDCNDFALSLCYCSAHHQRLFVKDIFHEASTTQDKRDRAQKILQFFFFHSRFKFQPLYSISKHDECAPALPVKSIEQTWTTKLLACHTLPVMSSRELFVTEFGILYLSQIMQPPNPFQPIVIPSRECLMSKEMHVCERIISTWTIPSTVIFPVPSCFMPTLYTVLNRLNFPQNHQNNSCTKLLPNITTPITTIHFEGYLDLLYLFPKETHTFVSSDVLHSCLKKRYKSLVSRCLFNTYFSACGDLEMPSQICSSTAPVNTPVNFLRYSFLVHMGRQILSELFDTESNKETILHFLTNTFLHSHSTQ
- the LOC128883105 gene encoding uncharacterized protein LOC128883105: MVMASWGSEKLLVPGIYRAFTYIIPPSRVLCTLDSVPQITLQNLCLGLVAYGKLYAQGQLSLSKINSMLTYKANDPDIMRIIRLRIYNMMAESQPSDAVESLSNIQTALKDPNDVVNSEALLCLCRLCCRNMLYFHKVWTILNGKQYFTTMLTVEGFTNARIQAVSTFLKEYTLREVIPNLVKCRETYLTCGASDKKPFPPDITTAIQIMDVLILMLQTQLTKARLGQEVSEFHLTSSNLTTLIEACGLLVEQFYLVSEQETLWTSFFVIPSTISCIIQKFIENLSFQHKSCSSISETTWTKLLEPNFILDGSASSTKQTNDDIWSLIMEVNRSYMT
- the LOC128882949 gene encoding DNA repair protein RAD51 homolog 3-like, with the protein product MKTKDFEIDLNNTAKKGEINFLCISGSQFIQRLKQRRLLTTFSKALDISLDGGLLSSSGVYGICGAPGAGKTQFCLQLAVNVQLPSFLWGCEKKAWYIDTQGGFTVTRCQHIAKCAAHHFNSMIKRDWNLSKNGFQKQVDSQMFLNGILVTRLFDDQELLDLLMNMDSILTDSSSLDFFQQLGLIIIDSISFPFRSSFSQTNPYAISSVMKDIGRVLNHISLCYDLVILITNQVTTRQDKKKFTANKEKPMYQDASIQPCFGRSWEKMCTTTLFINLTEAQSKRQIHVYRQHNLKTERCCSVEIQLLPEGIRDVEEIVKTT